In Ignisphaera sp., the genomic stretch AAATGTTAAGAAATTGTGCAGCAATTCTCTATTAAATTTTTGTTATCTTTTTAATAGAATTGTCCATAGCGATGTCAATGTTGTTTGCGTCTTTAGCTCCTTAACTTTGACGAAAATTATATTGATGTTTTTCTGCTATAAAATGAAATAATGTGCCATCATATTAATGTTGTCTTTAGCATGACATTATTGGTTAACTATAATGACTTTTTAAACATTATTGCATAAGATATTTTTGAGATTGCACATGGCCTTGAAGATTAGAGAGAATGTTATAAGACCTACTAGAACCCTTTCTGGAGTGACTATTGTAGCTGTGATGACAAAGCCATTTCCATGTCCACATGGAAAATGTATTTACTGTCCTGGTGGAGTAGAGTATGGAACTCCGCAGAGCTATATAGGCAATGAACCAGCTTTGATGAGGGCTATTCATGTTGGTTTCGACCCCTATGAGCAGGTTAGACTTAGGCTAAGACAATATCTTAGCATGGGCCATGTGCCAAGCAAAGTAGAGGTCATTGTCATGGGTGGCACATTCACTGCTCTGCCTAGGGACTACCAGCTGTGGTTCATTACAAACATTTTTGAGGCTGCCAACAGATTTCCAGAGCCGAAGCCAGAGAAGATGCCAAGTATTGAAGAGGCTCATGAGAGAAATGAGATAGCTTCTATCAGAGTTGTTGGCCTTACCCTCGAAACAAGGCCTGACTGGGCAAAGGAGAGAGAAGCTGATTGGATACTATACCTAGGGGCTACAAAGGTTGAGATAGGTGTTCAAAGCATCTATGACGACGTTCTTCAAAAGGTTAGCAGAGGCCACACTGTGAGAGATGTTGTAGATGCTACCAGAGTACTGAAGGACTCTGGATTCAAGGTTGTGTACCACATTATGCCAGGTCTTCCGGGTTCGGATAGAGATAGGGATATTGAAATGATTAGAGAGATTTTTGAGAATCCTGACTTTAGACCAGATATGCTTAAGATATATCCAACGCTGGTCATTGAAGGAACTAAGCTTTACGAGATGTGGAGAAATGGTCTCTACAAGGCGTTGACAGATGAAGAGGCTGTTGAGCTCATCTCAGAGTTCTACAGATTTATACCAAAGTGGGTAAGGGTTATGAGGATCCAGAGAGACATTCCAGCACCACTAATAGTGGCAGGACCCAAGAAGGCTAATCTGAGAGAGCTTGTCGAGAAGAGAGCACTTGAGAAGGATATAAAGATAAATGAGATTAGGTTTAGAGAGGTTGGGAGACAGGAGATATTCAGAGGTGTAAGACCATCAAGAATAGAGATGACCAAGGAGGTTTATGAGGCTAGCCAAGGAACAGAGATATTCTTGGCTGCGGAAGATGCTGAGAACAATGTGCTAGTTGGTTTACTCAGGCTTAGAATACCATCGGCCAAGTCGTACAGACCAGAGATAGACTCTTCAACAGCAATTGTAAGAGAATTGCATGTATATGGCCCTCAGATACCAATCGGAGATCACGATGAAGATGGTTGGCAACATCGTGGCTGGGGCTCGAAACTCCTTGTTGCAGCCGAGGATATTGCTAGATATGAGTTTAGCTGTAGAAAAATACTTGTACTTTCGGGTGTTGGTGCAAGAGAGTATTATAGAAAGCATGGGTATAGAAGACCTTCTGGCTCTCCATATATGGCTAAAGAACTTAGATGATGTGTCAAATCCTGCTCTTTAGCACCACTACATAGACATTTCTATTATCTTGTTTAATATACCATGTATACCCACTCGAAGCAACCACCATATACGAGCTTTTTATAGTCTCAACAAGCTCTTTTAAGTCATATAGGTAGTAAACCCTTTTGAAATATCCTCTTCTGCTTCTCCAAAAAATCACATATCTCCTCAAATACCCTAGCGTGCCAAAGAGTGTAGAAAAGGTGTTGAAAAGAGTTCTCAAAGCAAATCTTCTATGTCTCCAAGACCACACAGTCACAACAAAT encodes the following:
- a CDS encoding tRNA uridine(34) 5-carboxymethylaminomethyl modification radical SAM/GNAT enzyme Elp3, which gives rise to MALKIRENVIRPTRTLSGVTIVAVMTKPFPCPHGKCIYCPGGVEYGTPQSYIGNEPALMRAIHVGFDPYEQVRLRLRQYLSMGHVPSKVEVIVMGGTFTALPRDYQLWFITNIFEAANRFPEPKPEKMPSIEEAHERNEIASIRVVGLTLETRPDWAKEREADWILYLGATKVEIGVQSIYDDVLQKVSRGHTVRDVVDATRVLKDSGFKVVYHIMPGLPGSDRDRDIEMIREIFENPDFRPDMLKIYPTLVIEGTKLYEMWRNGLYKALTDEEAVELISEFYRFIPKWVRVMRIQRDIPAPLIVAGPKKANLRELVEKRALEKDIKINEIRFREVGRQEIFRGVRPSRIEMTKEVYEASQGTEIFLAAEDAENNVLVGLLRLRIPSAKSYRPEIDSSTAIVRELHVYGPQIPIGDHDEDGWQHRGWGSKLLVAAEDIARYEFSCRKILVLSGVGAREYYRKHGYRRPSGSPYMAKELR